From the genome of Paraburkholderia largidicola:
CGACGCCCGAAGCGGCCGCCGCGGCGCGTGAAGACGCGCTGGCGCACGAACGCCGGGCCGAAGCCCACGAGGACGCCGCCGCGCGCGAACGTGCGGCAGCCCAGCGCAACGAAGCCGATGCGCGTGCTGCCGAAGCGAAATCGGGCACGCCCCGGCCGCCGTTTCATGGCTGACGCGCGCAAGCTCACGCCCACCGCCGAACCAACTGGAACCCGTCTGCGCGCAGGTCTTTTATCGAGCTTTCTATCGACCACGGCACGCAGCGATGCGGCGCTCAGCCCGCCGTTGCCGCGCAAGCCAATCCGTTTCGAATACAACGCCGTTCTGTCGCGATGCGACCAGCGCGGCATTCCCTATCCGTTCTTTTTAGATTCCGTCCGCTGCCATGCATGACAAGATCCTGATCCTCGACTTCGGTTCGCAAGTCACCCAACTGATCGCACGCCGCATCCGCGAGGCGCACGTGCTGTCGGAAATCCATCCGCACGACGTCAGCGACGAGTTCATCCGCGAATTCAAGCCGACGGGCATCATCCTGTCGGGCGGCCCGAACTCGGTGACCGAGAGCGACACGCCGCGTGCGCCGCAAGCGGTATTCGAAGCGGGCGTGCCCGTGCTCGGCATCTGCTACGGCATGCAGACGATGGCGGAGCAACTCGGCGGCAAGGTCGAAACCGGCCATCTGCGCGAGTTCGGTTACGCGGAAGTGCGCGCGCGCAACCACACAAGCTTCCTCGACGGCATCCAGGACTTCTCGACGTCCGAAGGCCACGGCATGCTGAAGGTGTGGATGAGCCACGGCGACAAGGTGCTGGAAATGCCGGCGGGGTTCCAGCTGATGGCATCGACGGAGTCGTGCCCGATCGCGGCGATGGCGGACGAAGCGCGCCATTTCTACGGCCTGCAATGGCACCCGGAAGTCACGCACACAGTACAGGGCCGCGCGATGCTCGAGCGCTTCGTGCTGAAGATCTGCGGCGCGAAGCCCGATTGGGAAATGGGCAATTACATCGACGAAGCCGTCGAGAACATCCGCAAGCAGGTCGGCGACGAGCATGTGATTCTCGGTCTGTCGGGCGGGGTGGATTCGTCGGTAGCGGCGGCGCTGCTGCATCGCGCGATCGGCGATCAGCTGACCTGCGTGTTCGTCGATCACGGTCTGTTGCGTTTGAACGAAGCCGAGCAGGTGATGGCGATGTTCGCCGACAACCTCGGCGTGAAGGTGATCCACGTCGACGCGAGCGAGGCATTCATGTCGAAGCTCAAGGGCGTGACCGATCCGGAAGCGAAACGCAAGATCATCGGCGCCGAGTTCGTCGAGGTGTTCCAGACCGAAGCCGGCAAGCTGACGGATGCGAAGTGGCTCGCGCAAGGCACGATCTATCCGGACGTGATCGAATCGGCGGGTAAGGGCAAGAAGGCCGCGCATACGATCAAGAGCCATCACAACGTCGGCGGCCTGCCGGAGACGTTGAATCTCAAGCTGCTCGAACCGCTGCGCGAACTGTTCAAGGACGAAGTGCGCGAACTGGGCGTAAAGCTGGGGCTGCCGCCTTCGATGGTGTATCGCCATCCGTTCCCGGGCCCAGGCCTCGGCGTGCGGATTCTCGGCGAAGTGAAGCGCGAGTACGCGGACCTGCTGCGTCGCGCGGACGCGATCTTCATCGAAACGCTGCGCACTTTCATCGACAAGGAAACGGGCAAGTCGTGGTACGACCTGACCAGCCAGGCGTTCGCGGTGTTCCTGCCCGTGAAGAGCGTGGGCGTGATGGGCGATGGCCGCACGTATGAGTATGTCGTCGCGCTGCGCGCAGTGCAAACGCTCGACTTCATGACGGCGCATTGGGCGCATCTGCCGCATGATCTGCTCGGCCATGTGTCGAACCGGATCATCAACGAAGTGCGTGGTATCAATCGTGTCGTGTACGACATCTCGGGCAAGCCGCCCGCGACGATTGAGTGGGAGTGATCGGACGGGTCTGAACGTACCGAAACCAGCAAGCTCCAGAATGTTCAAAAGCCCGCGTCTGCGGGCTTTTTTCTTGCCGTCATTCATGAACGGCGGCAAATCACGGGGACTCAGATTATCGATCGTATCGTTGAGCGGTTTTGCCCGGTTCTTCGATATCGACAGACGCCGCGAGAAAGGCGCCGCAACGCGGCTTGTCTACGAAACGAAGCCATTGGCTGAACTGGCTGAGAAGGAAGTAGGCAAACATGATGCGCTCCTGTCGATGAAGGTGGTAACAGGCGCAATCCATATCGTGTTGGGTGGCGCGCTGTTGATGCTTCAAGAATAGGGACGCGTGGCAGCGGCGGACATAGGAATAGGACGAATTTTGAGATAGCGGGCTGCTGCGGCTTACGGCTTCTCCAGCATAAACGTCGCCGCCAGCGTCCCGTCGTAGGGCTGCAAACCGACACTCCGCATCCCAAGCCGCTTCATCACATTGATCGATCTTTCATTCGACGGATGCGTCGTCGCATAAACAGAAGAGAGGCCAAGTTCGTCGAACGCAAACCCGATCATCGCGCGCGCGGCCTCCGTGGCATAGCCGTGTCCCCAGTGATCGCGTTTCAACCGCCAGCCGATTTCCACAGGATTGCCCGGTTCGTTCTCGATGTGCTGCACGCAGCCCGCGCCGATGATCTCGCCGCTGTCGTGCCTGATGAACGACCACCACGAAAAGCCAAACCGTTCCCAGCGCGCCTTCGCCGTGTCGATGCTTTGATGTACTTCCGTCGGCGTCGCGGGCGACCCGTCGCCGAGAAATTGCATCACGAGAGGATCGGAGTTCAGCGCGAGTAGTCCTGCGAAGTGGGCTTCGTCGAACGGTTCGAGACGAAGCGGCAAGGTCTGGAGAAGAGGGCGCATGGCATTCGTCCTTTGCACCTGCAAATGCTCGCGTATTCCTTGCTGAAACGCTAGCGCGATGCCTGCCACCGTTCTCGCTCCCTATCAGCCAGATTCCGCGCCCGAGCTAGCGCGGAAGCGATCGCTTCCAGCACGCGCTCGCGCGCCTCGTCGTTCTCCTGCCGCAGCGCGAACGAAGGGTGATAAGTGGCAACCACTTGCATACCGTCCACATCGATCGGCCTGTCGATCCAATCGCGCAAGTTGACTTTCTCGTGCAGCAGCGCAGTCAACGCGGTCGCGCCCAGCGTAACGACGACGGCAGGCTTCACGCGCTCCAGTTCGCGTTCGAGCCAGTAGCCGCACGCATCGATTTCCTGCTGCGCCGCTGTCTTGTGCAGACGTCGCTTGCCGCGCAGCAGCCATTTGAAGTGCTTGACGGCGTTGGTCAGATAAAGCTGCTCGCGCCGTAACCCCGCACGTTCGATCGCGACGTCGAGCAAACGGCCCGCTGGCCCGACGAACGGCTTGCCCGCGAGATCTTCCTGGTCGCCGGGCTGCTCGCCGATCAGCATGATGCGCGCATCGTCGGGACCGATGCCATCGACGGCCTGCGTTGCGTGCCGCCATAACTCGCAGCGCTGGCAAGCGTCGAGCGTCGATGGCTGCTGACGCGCCGGCTGTGCGCTCTGTGCGTCGACGGGCACACTTTTGCCGCCCAGCACGCCGACGCCACGCGCCTGCGCGACCCGCTGCGCGCCGCTTTTCGCTTCGCTGATCATCGACGGAATGAGCTGACCCTCGGGCAAACCTTTCCAGAAGCGCACAGGCATGTGCTGCTCGAGCGCCGTTTCGTTCAGGCGCGCGGGATTGAACGTGCTGCGGTAGTAGGCGAGCCAGAGCGCTTCGGCTTCGTCGGCGGTGTGCGTGCAGCGGTCGCTGGATGACGCCGGGCGGCGTTCGAGTCGCAACGCACTGCCGTCCCACCATGCGGCGCTATCGGGCGTCGAGATGAGCCATGTGGAGCGGCCCATGCGGCGTGCAAAATGCTCGGCCGACCATGCCAGCACATCGTGTTCCGGCTCGTACCACGCGACGTACTCGGGCAGATCAGCCGCAGGCGCATCGTTGCCCGGTTCGCGCAGCCGGAAACGCACATACGCGATCATGTCGTGCTTGGCGCGTCGCACGGCCTTGGCCATCTTGTACAGGCGCGCGCCGTCGCTATCGGCGGCGGACGCGACCGAGCGGTCGCCTTCTTGCCATCGCCAGAGCACCCGGTAGAGGAACGCCCAGCGTGCCGTGTCGCGATAGAGCGCCGCGTCTTTCAGCAGTTCGCCGAGTTCGCGGGAAATGCGGACATCGACGGGAGCGGTCGTTGCAGGCGACACAGACGCGTGATCGTCGAACAGCGCGGGCGTGGCCGCATGATCGTCATCGCCAATGACACGCCAGTCGATATCCTCAGGCGCAATGCGGCTCGCGAGCGCCTGCAGCGCGGCTGCGCGCCAGGCCGCATAGCTGTCGTCGATCGAAATGACTTGCATGCGCTCGCGCCCGGTGTCAAAGCAGCGACAACTGCGTGGGCGGCGGCGTCAGCGCATGACGTAAGCGCTGCGTCGACAGATCGGCGTGCGCGGGGCGATAGTCTGCTGTCGTCACGAAGGGCCGCGTCTTGTCCATCGAGCAGCGCAACTGCACGAGATCCTGATAGCGGATGCGCCGCGAGCGCCGCAGCGCCACGAGACGCTTCGCGTTGCGCACGCCGATGCCCGGCACGCGCGCGATCATGCGTACGTTGGCGCGATTCAGGTCGACGGGGAAGCTCTCCCGATGACTCAGCGCCCACGCGAGCTTCGGATCGATATCGAGCGCAAGATTGCCGGGCGTATCGAACAGTTCGTCGACGCGAAAGCCGTAGCCGCGCAGCAGAAAATCCGCCTGATACAAACGATGCTCGCGCAACAGCGGCGGCGCCTGGGCGGGCAACGCCGTCGGACTGTCGGGAATCGGGCTGAACGCGGAGTAGTAGACGCGCTTGAGCCGGTACGAGCCGTAAAGCGTTTCGGCTGTTTGCAGGATCGTGCTGTCGCTGGTGTCGTCCGCGCCGACGATCATCTGCGTGCTTTGCCCAGCAGGCGAGAACCGCGGCGCCTTCGCGTCGCTCTCGGCTTCATCGCTGGCGAGGCGGATCGAGCCCATCGCGAGGCGGATCGTGCGCGCGCTCTTCTCGGGCGCGAGCCGTTCCAGACTGATCTCCGTCGGCAGTTCGATGTTGACGCTCAGGCGGTCCGCGTAACGGCCCGCTTGCGCGATCAGCTCCGGGTCGGCATCGGGAATGGTCTTCAAATGGATATAGCCGCGAAACAGATGCTCTTCGCGCAACGACTGCGCGACACGCACCAGTTGCTCCATCGTGTAGTTCGACGAGCGGATCACGCCGGAACTGAGAAACAGACCGTCGATGTAATTGCGCCGGTAAAAGTCGAGCGTGAGGCTTACGACTTCCTCGGGCGTGAAACGGGCGCGTGGCACGTTGCTCGTGCGGCGGTTCACGCAATACTGACAGTCGTACAGACAGAAGTTGGTCAGCAGGATTTTCAGCAGCGACACGCAGCGGCCGTCAGGCGTGAAGCTGTGGCAGAT
Proteins encoded in this window:
- a CDS encoding UdgX family uracil-DNA binding protein (This protein belongs to the uracil DNA glycosylase superfamily, members of which act in excision repair of DNA. However, it belongs more specifically to UdgX branch, whose founding member was found to bind uracil in DNA (where it does not belong), without cleaving it, appears to promote DNA repair by a pathway involving RecA, rather than base excision.), producing the protein MQVISIDDSYAAWRAAALQALASRIAPEDIDWRVIGDDDHAATPALFDDHASVSPATTAPVDVRISRELGELLKDAALYRDTARWAFLYRVLWRWQEGDRSVASAADSDGARLYKMAKAVRRAKHDMIAYVRFRLREPGNDAPAADLPEYVAWYEPEHDVLAWSAEHFARRMGRSTWLISTPDSAAWWDGSALRLERRPASSSDRCTHTADEAEALWLAYYRSTFNPARLNETALEQHMPVRFWKGLPEGQLIPSMISEAKSGAQRVAQARGVGVLGGKSVPVDAQSAQPARQQPSTLDACQRCELWRHATQAVDGIGPDDARIMLIGEQPGDQEDLAGKPFVGPAGRLLDVAIERAGLRREQLYLTNAVKHFKWLLRGKRRLHKTAAQQEIDACGYWLERELERVKPAVVVTLGATALTALLHEKVNLRDWIDRPIDVDGMQVVATYHPSFALRQENDEARERVLEAIASALARARNLADRERERWQASR
- a CDS encoding putative DNA modification/repair radical SAM protein, with protein sequence MELLKKLEILADAAKYDASCASSGAPKRSSRGTDGLGASTGAGICHSFTPDGRCVSLLKILLTNFCLYDCQYCVNRRTSNVPRARFTPEEVVSLTLDFYRRNYIDGLFLSSGVIRSSNYTMEQLVRVAQSLREEHLFRGYIHLKTIPDADPELIAQAGRYADRLSVNIELPTEISLERLAPEKSARTIRLAMGSIRLASDEAESDAKAPRFSPAGQSTQMIVGADDTSDSTILQTAETLYGSYRLKRVYYSAFSPIPDSPTALPAQAPPLLREHRLYQADFLLRGYGFRVDELFDTPGNLALDIDPKLAWALSHRESFPVDLNRANVRMIARVPGIGVRNAKRLVALRRSRRIRYQDLVQLRCSMDKTRPFVTTADYRPAHADLSTQRLRHALTPPPTQLSLL
- a CDS encoding GNAT family N-acetyltransferase, translating into MRPLLQTLPLRLEPFDEAHFAGLLALNSDPLVMQFLGDGSPATPTEVHQSIDTAKARWERFGFSWWSFIRHDSGEIIGAGCVQHIENEPGNPVEIGWRLKRDHWGHGYATEAARAMIGFAFDELGLSSVYATTHPSNERSINVMKRLGMRSVGLQPYDGTLAATFMLEKP
- the guaA gene encoding glutamine-hydrolyzing GMP synthase, coding for MHDKILILDFGSQVTQLIARRIREAHVLSEIHPHDVSDEFIREFKPTGIILSGGPNSVTESDTPRAPQAVFEAGVPVLGICYGMQTMAEQLGGKVETGHLREFGYAEVRARNHTSFLDGIQDFSTSEGHGMLKVWMSHGDKVLEMPAGFQLMASTESCPIAAMADEARHFYGLQWHPEVTHTVQGRAMLERFVLKICGAKPDWEMGNYIDEAVENIRKQVGDEHVILGLSGGVDSSVAAALLHRAIGDQLTCVFVDHGLLRLNEAEQVMAMFADNLGVKVIHVDASEAFMSKLKGVTDPEAKRKIIGAEFVEVFQTEAGKLTDAKWLAQGTIYPDVIESAGKGKKAAHTIKSHHNVGGLPETLNLKLLEPLRELFKDEVRELGVKLGLPPSMVYRHPFPGPGLGVRILGEVKREYADLLRRADAIFIETLRTFIDKETGKSWYDLTSQAFAVFLPVKSVGVMGDGRTYEYVVALRAVQTLDFMTAHWAHLPHDLLGHVSNRIINEVRGINRVVYDISGKPPATIEWE